ACAGCCGGAATTTCATCCGCTGTGCGGACAGACGAGGGTCACCTTCTGATGTAATTCGGCCTCCACATTCGTTAGGACGTATCCGGATTCTCCAAATACGAACAACGCACTCCCGAGTCGCATGCAGGTTCAGCCCGAATTACCTGGTTTCAACCTGGACCGTGACGTCCTGGGCAGGAATGGATTCGAAAACATTGAAAGCCGTTGATCGAGTCGCTAATAATTCGGCTCAATTCGTAAACATCATTCCGAACTTTTCGTCCAGGACAGCGCGGCAGAACCAGCTATGCAAACCGAACTTCAGCAAGTTAAAGACCGAGTGGCGGAAAAGGCCGAACAGATACATCAGCTCAACGGCGAATTGCGAAAAATCGTCGTCGGGCAGGAACAAATGATGTCGCGACTGCTCACAGGGCTGCTTTCGGGCGGGCATGTGCTGCTGGAAGGCGTGCCGGGACTGGCCAAAACCACTGCTGTCACAGCACTCGCTCAGGCGCTCTCGGTTGGATTCAAACGAATTCAGTTTACCCCGGATCTGCTGCCGGCTGACCTGCTGGGGACCATGATCTACATGCCTGCTCAGGGTACGTTTGCCACCCGCAAAGGACCGATTTTTTCCAATCTGATACTGGCCGACGAAATCAACCGCGCTCCGTCGAAAGTCCAGTCAGCCCTTCTGGAAGCCATGCAGGAGCGTCAGGTCACCATTGGTGACGAAACATTCGTGCTGGACAAACCGTTCCTGGTTCTGGCCACCCAAAACCCGATTGAACAGGAGGGAACTTATCCTCTGCCGGAAGCTCAGGTTGACCGCTTCATGCTCAAGGTAAAAATCACCTACCCGGAGCCCGACGAAGAACGCCGGGTTCTGGATATGACACTCGAAGAAAATTCACCACCGATTCGTGCGGTGCTGACACCGCAGGACATTCTGGACATGCAGGAAGTGGTACGTATGATTTATATCGACGAACAGGTGCGAAACTACATCGTCTCGGTCGTCAGAGCGACACGGCACCCGGAGCAGTTTAAACTCAGCGACGTGGCTCCGCTCATTGAATTTGGAGCATCTCCGCGGGCATCGATATTCCTGGGAGTAGGCGCGCGGGCCAGCGCATTTCTGAACGGTCGCGCGTATGTGACTCCGCAGGATGTCAAAGACATCGCCATGGACGTGCTGCGACACCGAATCATACTGACGTATGAAGCAGAAGCGGAAGAAAAAACATCAGATGACGTCATCCGCGAATTGCTGACTGCTGTTCCTGTACCGTAACCGACAGATTTCGATGTTCCTGATGCTGCACTGTTTCATGTCCCTGGTCGACATCGACGAATTGGTCCTTTACCGCTATGCCTGAAGTTGCCGAAATTCTGCGCAAAGTACAGCGTATTCAGATTGTCGCCAATCGCTCTGTCGACGACCTGATGGCCGGCCAGTACCGAAGTGTATTTCGCGGTCGTGGTATGGAATTTGATGAAGTGCGGGAGTACCAGCCTGGCGATGACATCCGCACCATCGACTGGAACGTAACTGCTCGCGCCGGGGTACCGTTTATCAAACGATTTTGTGAAGAACGCGAATTGACAATCCTGTTTCTTGTGGATGTGTCGGCATCAGGTGTATTTGGATCCGTCAATCAGTCCAAACTGGAGACGATGGTTGAAATTGCAGCTTTGTTAATGTTCTCGGCACTCAGAAACAACGACAAAGTTGGCCTGCATCTGTTCGCGGACGAAATTGTGGCCTGTTACCCGCCGCGTAAGAGCAAAGGGAATGTGCTGCGACTGCTGCGGGAGATGATCGCAGCCAAACCGGTCGCCGCTGAAACCAATCTGGAAGGGGCTCTCGAATATCTGACCCGCGTTCAGAAACGTCGAGCTGTTGTATTCGTTATCAGTGATTTCCAGTCTGAGGTTTCCCGCAATGCACTGTCCATGTCCAACGGACGCCATGACCTTGTCGCCATCACGATTTCCGATCCCCGCGAAGAGTCCTTTCCAAACGTAGGATTCATTCGGCTCCAGGATGCAGAAACCGGACAAATTGTTGAAGTGGACACCGGAAATGAGCATATCCGGCAACTGTTTCAGCAGCAGGCCAGGCGAAACGCTGAAACCCTCTCGGCCAATCTGCGTCGTGCCGGCGTCGACCAGTTGCCAGTGAGTACGCGAGAACCGTATACAACCAGTTTGCGAAAATTCTTCGCAGCCCGGGAAAAACGAAATCGGTAGGAATCTTGTTGTTCCTGTCCATAGCCCGGCCGTTCATGTGAATCCGGTATGTGATCTGACGATTCCCGAAAATGAACTCCCGCTGCCTGTACATTCTGCTTTCACTGACGATCCTCTCCGGATGCGGGGTCGGAGAAGAAAACTTGTCGAATCAGGGCGAAGACGTTGCTGCTCCGATACGAACTGAAACGGTTCGCGGACCGGTGAGTTTAAGTCTCGAAGTCGTGCCGGCTGAGGTCCGGTTGTCCGATGAGCCGACTCTCACACTCACAATCAAATCCCGACCAGGTGTTCGGATCACCAAACCGCCGTTTGGAGCGTCCGTCGGGGAATTCCTGATCCGGGATTACCATGAACCACCACCTGTCATCGAAGGAAAGGACGAAGTCACCCGACTGATTTATCAGCTGGAACCTACGCGCGCCGGCACACTGACCATTGGCCCGATTGCCGTCCGATTTCAGGACAATCGCCTTAATGAGGATGGTGAAGAATCTGTGGTTGAATCTGAAGTGCTGCAGGTTGAGGTCAACACGATCATCGGAGAAGCCGCACCTTCGCTGGAAGACATGAAACCATCTCGGGGGCCTGTTGAATTGCCATCAGCCGGGCCACCTGTCTGGGTCTGGTTCATGACGGTGATCGTGTCAGGAATAATGGCCGCTGTGGTATGGTGGATCAGGCGACGTCGGCAACAGGCACAGCTTGAACCGCCGCTGACGGCCCGTCAGCTGGCTCAAATGGAACTCGATCGCATTATTCGTCAGCGTCTGAATGAAGCCGATGTCAAAGAATTCTACGTCGAAATCACAGGCGTGGTTCGGCGTTATATTGAGCGATCAACCGGAATCCGTGCCCCAGAGCAGACTACAGAAGAGTTTCTGCATGAAATTCTTTCGGAAACTTTATTCTCAGATGATGAGCAGCGACGTCTGCAGCAGTTTCTTGAATCAGCCGATCTGGTCAAATTTGCAGGCCACCAGCCGGACAGAAATGATATGGATTCCAGTATCGAACGCGCCCGTGAATTCACTCAGCGGGATTCGGACCGGACCGGGGAGGCGGCCGAGTGAACTCGTTTCGCTTCCATGAACCTCTTTTTCTTCTGCTGCTGATCCCGGTCCTGGTTTCGGGCCTGTGGTCACTCCGGCGTGATCAGAGACTGGCGGTCACTTTTTCCAGTGTGGCACTGCTCCAGCAGCTCCCCGTCACCATGGCACAGCGGATTCGACTTCTGCTGCCGTGGCTGCGCACCACAGGAATGCTGCTGGTCGTGATTGCTGTGGCGCGTCCGCAGTTCGGCCGTGAGGAGTTTCGGATTCGTACAGAAGGTATCGCCATACAAATGTGTATCGACCGTTCCGGATCAATGCAGGCGCTGGACTTTCCGGTCGACGGGGAACGTGTCAGCCGTTTGGATGCGGTTAAACACGTCTTCCGACAGTTCGTGGCCGGCGAGGGTGAATTTGACGGCCGACCGGACGATGTTATCGGACTTGTGGCATTCGGAGGATTCGCAGACGCAAAATGTCCGCCAACACTGGATCACGGTACGTTGCTGGAAATGCTGGACACGGTGAAGATTCCCGAACCCATTTATGACCGAAACGGTCAAATGGTTAATGAGCGTCTGCTCCAGGAAGAACAGGCAACCGCGATAGGAGATGCGATCGCCGTGGCCGTGGACCGACTCAGGGACCTGAAAACGAAAAGTAAAGTGATTTTACTGCTGTCAGATGGTGAAAACACGGCCGGAGTGAACACACCGCAGGATGCTGCAGACGCCGCAAAGGCATTCAATATTCGTATCTATTCGATCGGGGTCGGATCAAATGGAACCGCACCATTTCCCTCTGTGGACATATTCGGACGTCAGGTACTGAGACCTCAGCAGGTCCGCCTCGATGAAGCAACATTGAAGGAACTGGCCCAAAAGACAGGTGGCCGGTACTTCAATGCAAAAGACACAGAGGCCCTCTCAGCTGTCTACGAGGAAATTGACCAGCTTGAAAAAACTGAAACCGAAGGACAGGTCTATACCGACTACCACGAGTACTTCCAGACTCTGCTGCTGCCCGGAATTGCATGTGTTCTGCTGGAGCTGTTGCTGAGTGCAACTCGATTCCGAAGTCTCCCGTAGACAATACGTGAACAAACTCGCGAGTTTTACCATTGTCGAACAATGGTTCCGGTACCGCTGCTGCATCTGCTCTACAATTTCCCCGCAGGTCCTCACCGGGAACCGCACAAATTCCCGAAAACCCCGTTCGGTCAAGCTGATGGTGACGCCGACGCATTTCGGCTGTGTTTCCCTTATACTCACGGGGTGTCGCAGCCGGTGACTGAGACACCCCCAAGACACTGCGTAACTCCGATATTCACCGACCGGTATCCGTTTGATTAACGTCTCGTTGCCTGTTTGTGTCAATTCATGTCCAGCCAGCCACCACTTTTCCCCGATTTCGCTTCCGATCCAACGGGAACATCGGCATTCCCACTGGCTGTGATCGAGCTTGGAACGTCCGCGATTCGGATGGCAATTGGCATGACGGACGGTACCAACGGCGTTCAAAGTATTGAACAGCTGGTCCAGGGGATCAGTCTCGGGAAGGACACGTTCACCGAAGGAGAAATTCGACGGGAGACTCAGCAGCAGTGTGTTGATGTCCTGATGACGTATCGTCGCAAGCTGGAAGAGTATCAGTGTACAAATCCGCAGCACATCCGTGTGGTTGCGACAAGTGCTGTTCGCGAAGCTCAAAATCGAATGGCCTTCCTGGATCGGATCTACACAGCCACCAGATTCAATGTGGAGCCGATCGACGATGCTGAAATTGCCCGTGTCACATACCTGTCCATGAGACCCATCCTGCAGTCCCATCCCGATCTGCGGGATGCAACAACCATGTTGATGGAAGTCGGAGGCGGAAATACAGACGTACTGCTCCTTCAGGGGAATAACATTCTCCATTCCCAGTCCTGGCGTCTGGGTGCTCTCCGTCTGCAGGAGATGCTAAAAACGTACAAGACCTCTCAGACGCAGTCCATCGCCATCATGACAGGACAGATCGAACGAGTTCTGGAACAGATGAATGAAATCGTACCCAAAGATCGTCCGGTCGAACTGATGGCGTTGGGAGGGGATGTGCGATTTGCCGCTCGCGAACTGCAGCGAGATCTGAATGAGTCACCGATCTTGCGTCTGCCACTCAGGGAACTTGCCCGTCTGACCCGCGAAATGCGCAACCTGACTATCGACCAGATCGTCTTGAAGTATCACGTTGAATTGTCACAGGCTGAGACCCTGGTGCCTGCCCTGATGACCAATGTTCTGGCAGCACAAATGCTGGGAGTCAAAGATATTCTGGTAACTCAGTTCAACCTGCGTGACGCGTTGCTCAACAGTCTGCTAAGTTCTTCCGAATGGACTGAAGAATTCTGTGAACAGGTGATTCATTCTGCACGTGAATTTGCCCGTCGGTTTCATGTGGACCTGACGCACTCAGAACATGTGGCACAGCTCTCGCGGCAGCTCTTTCGGGGACTTCAGGGAATTCACCAGCTGGATTTGCGCTGTGAAACAATCCTGTATACTGCAGCCCTGCTGCATGAAACCGGACTTTATGTCAGTCAAAATGCGTATCACAAACATTCATATTATCTGATCAGTCACGGGGAATTGTTCGGACTCAGCGACCTGGATCAGCAACTGGTGGCACTGGTTTCTCGTTATCATCGTCGGGCCCTTCCCAAACCGTCACACGAAGCCTACGCCAGGCTGTCCCGGAACAGCCGAGTCACAATCTCCAGGCTGGCTGCGATGCTGAGACTGGCTGTGAGTCTTGATCACGGACGAGGTCAGAGAATCAACGATATCGAATGTCAGCCGGAACGGCAGCGTCTGGTGATCAGTGCTCAGGCGTCTTTCGGAGACCTGTCTCTCGAACAACAGGCACTGCGACAGGAAAGTGGCCTCTTTCGTGATGTGTTTGGTATGAGCGTCCTGTTGCGACGAGCGACTTAAGCATCCTGAACGGGCGACAGAACATTGAGTTTGTCTGCTGCGCAATCCGGCGTGGCATCGAAGAAAGAACTTTCGGTTATGTCGAAAATGTTCGTAAATC
The DNA window shown above is from Fuerstiella sp. and carries:
- a CDS encoding MoxR family ATPase encodes the protein MQTELQQVKDRVAEKAEQIHQLNGELRKIVVGQEQMMSRLLTGLLSGGHVLLEGVPGLAKTTAVTALAQALSVGFKRIQFTPDLLPADLLGTMIYMPAQGTFATRKGPIFSNLILADEINRAPSKVQSALLEAMQERQVTIGDETFVLDKPFLVLATQNPIEQEGTYPLPEAQVDRFMLKVKITYPEPDEERRVLDMTLEENSPPIRAVLTPQDILDMQEVVRMIYIDEQVRNYIVSVVRATRHPEQFKLSDVAPLIEFGASPRASIFLGVGARASAFLNGRAYVTPQDVKDIAMDVLRHRIILTYEAEAEEKTSDDVIRELLTAVPVP
- a CDS encoding DUF58 domain-containing protein; translated protein: MPEVAEILRKVQRIQIVANRSVDDLMAGQYRSVFRGRGMEFDEVREYQPGDDIRTIDWNVTARAGVPFIKRFCEERELTILFLVDVSASGVFGSVNQSKLETMVEIAALLMFSALRNNDKVGLHLFADEIVACYPPRKSKGNVLRLLREMIAAKPVAAETNLEGALEYLTRVQKRRAVVFVISDFQSEVSRNALSMSNGRHDLVAITISDPREESFPNVGFIRLQDAETGQIVEVDTGNEHIRQLFQQQARRNAETLSANLRRAGVDQLPVSTREPYTTSLRKFFAAREKRNR
- a CDS encoding DUF4381 domain-containing protein; amino-acid sequence: MNSRCLYILLSLTILSGCGVGEENLSNQGEDVAAPIRTETVRGPVSLSLEVVPAEVRLSDEPTLTLTIKSRPGVRITKPPFGASVGEFLIRDYHEPPPVIEGKDEVTRLIYQLEPTRAGTLTIGPIAVRFQDNRLNEDGEESVVESEVLQVEVNTIIGEAAPSLEDMKPSRGPVELPSAGPPVWVWFMTVIVSGIMAAVVWWIRRRRQQAQLEPPLTARQLAQMELDRIIRQRLNEADVKEFYVEITGVVRRYIERSTGIRAPEQTTEEFLHEILSETLFSDDEQRRLQQFLESADLVKFAGHQPDRNDMDSSIERAREFTQRDSDRTGEAAE
- a CDS encoding VWA domain-containing protein, which codes for MNSFRFHEPLFLLLLIPVLVSGLWSLRRDQRLAVTFSSVALLQQLPVTMAQRIRLLLPWLRTTGMLLVVIAVARPQFGREEFRIRTEGIAIQMCIDRSGSMQALDFPVDGERVSRLDAVKHVFRQFVAGEGEFDGRPDDVIGLVAFGGFADAKCPPTLDHGTLLEMLDTVKIPEPIYDRNGQMVNERLLQEEQATAIGDAIAVAVDRLRDLKTKSKVILLLSDGENTAGVNTPQDAADAAKAFNIRIYSIGVGSNGTAPFPSVDIFGRQVLRPQQVRLDEATLKELAQKTGGRYFNAKDTEALSAVYEEIDQLEKTETEGQVYTDYHEYFQTLLLPGIACVLLELLLSATRFRSLP
- a CDS encoding exopolyphosphatase: MSSQPPLFPDFASDPTGTSAFPLAVIELGTSAIRMAIGMTDGTNGVQSIEQLVQGISLGKDTFTEGEIRRETQQQCVDVLMTYRRKLEEYQCTNPQHIRVVATSAVREAQNRMAFLDRIYTATRFNVEPIDDAEIARVTYLSMRPILQSHPDLRDATTMLMEVGGGNTDVLLLQGNNILHSQSWRLGALRLQEMLKTYKTSQTQSIAIMTGQIERVLEQMNEIVPKDRPVELMALGGDVRFAARELQRDLNESPILRLPLRELARLTREMRNLTIDQIVLKYHVELSQAETLVPALMTNVLAAQMLGVKDILVTQFNLRDALLNSLLSSSEWTEEFCEQVIHSAREFARRFHVDLTHSEHVAQLSRQLFRGLQGIHQLDLRCETILYTAALLHETGLYVSQNAYHKHSYYLISHGELFGLSDLDQQLVALVSRYHRRALPKPSHEAYARLSRNSRVTISRLAAMLRLAVSLDHGRGQRINDIECQPERQRLVISAQASFGDLSLEQQALRQESGLFRDVFGMSVLLRRAT